TCCAAAAGTTCCATTTAGCCTAACTGCGAGGCACTCGCTGAAGTGTATTTCACCAAAAGGTATTTAACCATTTTATAAACATATCAAGTTGATATTTAAAATATAGACAATGTCTAATCTCAGCATGAATTCAGTTTGGTCAAGGGCTTGGGCACCAAGAAAAATTCTTATTCATGGCCAAAGTTTCATGCATTTGTTGATTCTTTGAgtttagagtttttttttgctgtggtATCAAAATAGTACAGGGAATCATGTCATCTCTCTGGTATCAGATGTGTTACATACCGGTACCCTTCTCCACCATAGAAAGTCCTTCTGCTCCATGGCATCGTAGGATGTATCTCATGGTATCCAAGTTCTCATAGACAATCAGGATCTCGACAGCACCCATTTCTAGGGCTTTCAGTGTGTCTTCCACCCCAAAGCAGTATTTCCCCGTATCCTGGCTGATCTCGTCAAAGTATCGTCCTGGGAGAAAACGTCCTCTTAAATATCAACATGACAACCGGATGGAGGGGTTTTTTGTCGGACAGCAGGACAGTGTCTTATCTAACACACTGAAACGTAAATGTTAGCAATTTTCTTTGGAGTGAAGATATTTTAACCAGTCAAGCCACTTGAATACAAACATCCAAGCAAAATGGACAGGCCAACCTTTTCCCCCCCAGTTAGAGACAGGCGGGTGTGTTCATACCATATATACAACAATACTACCTTGTTAGAAAAAAAACGTTGCTATTTTGTTACATCCTaagacatatttatttattgctaCTCACTAACATGGGTGCTTGACAGACCTGTGTTAATTGTCAACAATCCGTATGAAAAGATGTTGGTCATAATTAATGAATGTGCATTGTTCTGGTAAAACGTGAAAGAAACTGGCAGGCTTGAAAATCGGATATGTTATTAACTTCTGAAATAACAGGTGTTATGCACAAGACATTaggtaacatttaaaaaaaatcagaatTCATTAGATTATTTCTGACTGTTTTGAAATGCAGGATTAGGATTGTTTAATCAATAAATCCtaccataaatattttttaaagacacAGGACTAGAGACGGTATAATTACCTATGAGCTTCTTCTCCTGGATGAATTTCACATTGGAAAGCACTTCGGCCGAGAGCTCAATGGCCTGGTTGAACCCATTCTCACCACCATAGGAAATGTCCACCAGTTTCAGAACCTTTGCCTGTAGCCTCTGTATGGATACAGGTCAGCAATTAATTAGTTAATCACCCGTAATAATGCTGCAATGCTAACAACACCACCAAAAAGACCCAGAACAGCGCACATACTGACCGGGTCAAACATGTCTGACTGGCTGAGCTCGGTCTTGAAGTCAGCGGAACCAGCCAACACCATGCCTGCAACGTTGACCTTGTCGTTGGACACAAAAAGCGTGACCGCCGTCTCGGCCACCTTGCGGACATAGTTGTGCCTCTTCTCCATCCTCAGACGAGCAAAGCGCAGGGCAGACTGTCCTCCTCTGCCTGAAAGGGGGAACGTTTCTAAGACATGGTCTGGTGTGGACAGGTCGTGAGTGTGCGCTATAGGTAAGTGCTGGGGTTTACCATGCTTCTTGGGCAGGTCCACGGTGAACTTGTGCAACACCTCCCTGGTGTTGCCCTGCAGGGTTCCGAAGAGGGCACCACTTCCATCGATCACAATAAAACCAAACTTGCTATCATCTGAGAGCAATGCTGTAAGAGCCTGGGAGAGAGACAAGACAGAATGTGCATTTTTGTCTAATAGAAATGGTGTTCAGTATTGTTATTGTTCCGATATTGCAagccaaataaatacaaaaattacACAGAAATTCCAGTTGATCGGAATCCAGAGCTTTAGGGTTAACTTTCTTGCCTCCCCTAGTTGGCTGAGGGATTCTAACCAGATAAATTTACATGATGGCCTTATAAATAACCCAATATAaagcaaaacaaacatcaaggaAGTTAGTCAGGTAGGAGGTTTAACAAGCTTACCTCCGTGTGGAACTTGTTGTCACAGAGATACAGGGACGTGTTGATGGGTTTAAAAGGCTCAAAGTCGATATTGACTTTCTTCTCCTTGCCCTCATCTGTCACAATGGTGCCACAGTATACAACCAATCCATTGGGAGGAACTGCAAAGTACAAATACAATTACCACACACGTTTGAACTcgtgaaattattaaaataagcCTAAGTAGACATAGGCGACAGGGTATACCTAGCGACTTCCACATACAAACCTTTATTGTAAAGTTTAAGTCTCTGCTGTACAGAAGTGATGGCTCCAAGAACCGAGAGCCTGTTGACTCTGCTTTTAATATTGGATGCAGTTCCAAACTCATCAGCCAGCATCTTTGCCACTCTGGAGATCTGGTCCTTGGGAGGGATGATCAAGGAGATCATACTTGTGCCGTTCCTAAGTGGAGATCAACTGGATTAAACTCACGTCCAAACGTAATGCATATACTAACGTCCTTTGAGTAAGAAAGTAGCAGCACAGGAAATCAAGCTAAGTACTTGTAagctatgtttttttaaacctcaTTCCGAATACATAAAATCTTGTGAAAGGAGACGCCAAACAAACTCCCACTCTGGTGGTTATTTGCTAACTCAACTACAGCAGCTAGGGTGTCATGGCACAGTGTGGACTAGTACAGACATTCTAAAAACTATGTACCAAGTCCATAACAAAAACCTGGGAAGACCCCCTGATCCACATATCTAACAGACAGAAATTTCAAATTCTGGTGATGAAGTTTCAGATGGTTAACCTAGTCCAGAACCTAGTATTAAACTAATATCAACTAGTAAGGTGTAAATGTCAGGTTATAGCAAAGAGTTTCAGCTATCACTGTGATgcttattttgtaaattagatACATTATGACAACTCAAACCTTCAAAACGTACACCAATGCCAATGCCATAGCAAACTACGCATTCAACATTGTTACTAAAGTAAGGATAAAGCCACTGGCTAGCTAGTTCCGCTAAAATTATAACCAGCTAGCGAAGTTCATAATATATGGGCCCTAAATCTTCCAGGCAGCCAGCTAGCAATAGCTAACCCTATATGGTTTATTGGTTCGTGAGTAACACAGTACACCGACAACACTAAACACTTGTCATTTCTTCCAGCTGTCATATCCACACGTACCCCCGAGCAGCTTCCAGACTTTTAATCAACTTCTTTATCTTCCATATCTCCACGTTCCTGTCCGCTGCGTTGGGGTCGTCCGCCATGTTTTCCGCGGTATCTATTCAGGACCTGGATAGGAGGGTAGTACAGTGGTAGTAGCAGCATGAACTAAGATGGACTGCGGTAACTTACTAGCTAGCTCTTTAACCACATTGACGGCTTGTTATAaaccttaaaaaaaattacacatcAT
This genomic window from Esox lucius isolate fEsoLuc1 chromosome 7, fEsoLuc1.pri, whole genome shotgun sequence contains:
- the etf1b gene encoding eukaryotic peptide chain release factor subunit 1b, producing the protein MADDPNAADRNVEIWKIKKLIKSLEAARGNGTSMISLIIPPKDQISRVAKMLADEFGTASNIKSRVNRLSVLGAITSVQQRLKLYNKVPPNGLVVYCGTIVTDEGKEKKVNIDFEPFKPINTSLYLCDNKFHTEALTALLSDDSKFGFIVIDGSGALFGTLQGNTREVLHKFTVDLPKKHGRGGQSALRFARLRMEKRHNYVRKVAETAVTLFVSNDKVNVAGMVLAGSADFKTELSQSDMFDPRLQAKVLKLVDISYGGENGFNQAIELSAEVLSNVKFIQEKKLIGRYFDEISQDTGKYCFGVEDTLKALEMGAVEILIVYENLDTMRYILRCHGAEGLSMVEKGTDEKTLYLTPEQEKDKSHFTDKETGQEHELIESMPLLEWFANSYKKFGACLEIVTDKSQEGSQFVKGFGGIGGILRYRVDFQAIEYQGGDDEFFDLDDY